A region of Candidatus Eisenbacteria bacterium DNA encodes the following proteins:
- a CDS encoding aldo/keto reductase → MRMRALGTQGLVVSEIGLGCMGMTYAYGPADEAEAIATVHRAIELGCTFLDTAEIYGPHTNELLLGKALKGRRDQVTLATKFGFRIGEDGRPAGLDSSAANVKRACEASLKRLGTDHVELYYQHRVDPEVPIEETVTAMADLVREGKVRYLGLSEAGPANLRRASRVHPISALQSEYSLWTRDPEDGVLATCRELGIGLVAYSPLGRGFLTGTLRSPDDLPDTDWRRTHPRFQAESMELNAALAASVEELAAKKGCAASQLALAWVMSRGPDIVPIPGTKRRKWLEENLGAADVTLTVADLEWLDERVPKGAAVGERYTEAMLKAVDTAR, encoded by the coding sequence ATGCGAATGCGAGCACTCGGAACGCAGGGCCTGGTGGTATCGGAGATCGGACTCGGCTGCATGGGCATGACCTACGCCTACGGGCCCGCCGACGAAGCCGAGGCGATCGCCACGGTTCATCGCGCGATCGAACTCGGCTGCACGTTTCTCGATACCGCTGAGATCTACGGACCTCACACCAATGAACTGCTGCTCGGCAAGGCGCTCAAGGGGCGTCGCGACCAGGTGACCCTCGCGACCAAGTTCGGCTTTCGGATCGGCGAGGACGGCCGGCCCGCGGGGCTCGACTCGAGCGCCGCGAACGTGAAGCGAGCGTGCGAAGCGTCGCTCAAGCGACTCGGCACCGACCACGTGGAGTTGTACTACCAGCATCGAGTCGACCCCGAGGTGCCGATCGAAGAGACCGTCACCGCCATGGCCGATCTGGTCCGCGAGGGCAAGGTGCGCTACCTGGGCTTGAGCGAAGCGGGGCCCGCGAACCTGCGGCGCGCGAGCCGGGTGCATCCGATCTCGGCGCTCCAGAGCGAATACTCGCTGTGGACGCGCGACCCCGAGGACGGCGTGCTCGCGACCTGCCGCGAACTCGGCATCGGACTCGTGGCCTACAGCCCGCTCGGGCGCGGATTCCTGACCGGCACGCTGCGGAGTCCCGACGATCTTCCCGACACCGACTGGCGCCGCACGCACCCGCGCTTTCAGGCCGAGTCCATGGAGCTGAACGCGGCCCTTGCAGCGAGCGTGGAGGAGCTCGCCGCGAAGAAGGGTTGCGCCGCATCGCAGCTCGCGCTCGCGTGGGTGATGTCGCGCGGCCCGGACATCGTGCCGATCCCGGGCACCAAGCGTCGCAAGTGGCTCGAGGAGAACCTGGGCGCCGCGGACGTGACGCTGACCGTGGCAGATCTCGAGTGGCTCGACGAGCGCGTCCCGAAGGGCGCGGCGGTGGGCGAGCGCTACACCGAGGCCATGCTCAAGGCGGTCGATACGGCGCGGTAA
- a CDS encoding phosphatase PAP2 family protein: MVRVRGASWLVMLALMSCAPAAVSLAAEAVATPDSAPERPADHALHPIQDVGNGLRAFGSDAWSIASSPARINRRAVLWIAGTAAVTAVIYNHDEAITRAALRNQGDPTYDAVLDVGYSLESLGLMGKTAPFYLGALGIGYAFRVEPLTVIPAQILESHLIAGGVRNLSKLFIGRRRPFENQGPEAFEFDGGTSFPSGHTSVVFELATILSHHANRWPVTVATYALATTVAIQRVDSRSHWASDVVVPAVTGTLIARTIVRRHDARAMALVPTVSANGAPGLKASFGF, from the coding sequence ATGGTGCGGGTTCGTGGTGCGAGTTGGCTCGTGATGCTTGCGCTGATGTCGTGTGCTCCTGCCGCGGTCAGTCTGGCGGCGGAGGCGGTGGCGACGCCCGACTCGGCGCCCGAACGTCCGGCGGATCACGCGCTGCATCCGATTCAGGACGTCGGCAACGGCCTGCGGGCGTTCGGCTCCGACGCCTGGTCGATTGCCTCGTCACCCGCGCGAATCAACCGGCGCGCCGTGCTGTGGATCGCCGGCACCGCGGCCGTGACCGCCGTGATCTACAACCACGACGAAGCGATCACGCGTGCGGCGCTGCGCAATCAGGGCGACCCGACCTACGACGCGGTGCTCGATGTCGGCTACTCACTCGAGTCGCTGGGGCTGATGGGTAAGACCGCGCCGTTCTACCTGGGGGCGCTCGGGATCGGTTACGCGTTTCGTGTCGAACCCCTCACGGTCATTCCTGCGCAGATTCTCGAGTCGCATCTGATCGCTGGCGGGGTTCGCAATCTGTCCAAGCTGTTCATCGGGCGGCGGCGGCCGTTCGAGAATCAGGGCCCGGAGGCATTCGAGTTCGACGGCGGCACATCGTTTCCTTCCGGACACACTTCGGTGGTGTTCGAGCTCGCGACCATCCTCTCGCACCACGCGAATCGATGGCCGGTGACCGTCGCGACCTATGCGCTTGCGACCACCGTCGCGATCCAGCGCGTCGATTCGCGCAGCCACTGGGCGTCCGACGTCGTGGTTCCCGCCGTGACCGGTACGCTGATCGCGCGCACGATCGTTCGACGACATGACGCGCGGGCGATGGCGCTGGTCCCGACTGTCTCGGCAAACGGCGCGCCCGGACTCAAGGCATCGTTCGGCTTCTGA